AAGGAGGCCTCACCTCCTGGTGAAGACCCCGGCGGGCACGGAGTGCGGCGAACCCCGGCGCGTCGTGCGGGGACGACGCAGGCGGCTGAGTGAGAGGGCCCGTTGAACGGACACACACCCACCGCCGCCGTGCTCCACCCGTCTGTCCTCAACCGCGGTAGGTCTCCAGCAGCCTCAGCCAGATCTCGCTGATCGTCGGGTAGGCGGGCACCGCATGCCAGAGCCGCTCGATGGGGACCTCTCCGGCGACGGCGACCGTCGCCGAGTGCAGCAGTTCGCCGATGCCGGGTCCGACGAAGGTGACGCCGAGCAGGATCTGGCGGTCCAGGTCGACGACCATCCTGGCCTGCCCCTTGTAGCCGTTGGCGTACAGGCCCGAACCGGCGACCGAGGCCAGGTCGTAGTCGACGGCGCGGACCCGGTGGCCCGCCGCTTCCGCCTCGGCGAGTGTGAGGCCGACCGAAGCCGCCTCCGGGTCCGTGAACACGACCTGGGGGACGGCCGCGTGGTCGGCGGTGGCCGCGTGCGCGCCCCAGGGGTCCGTCTCGAGCAGGGGGGTCTTCTGCGCGCGGGCCGCGATCGCTGCTCCCGCGATGCGTGCCTGGTACTTGCCCTGATGGGTCAGGAGAGCACGGTGGTTGACGTCGCCGACGGCGTACAGCCAGTCGCTGCCCTGGACGCGGCAGCTGTCGTCGACGGTGAGCCAGGATCCGGGTTCCAGACCCACCGTGTCGAGGCCCAGGTCGTCCGTGCGCGGGGCCCGGCCGGTGGCGAAGAGGATCTCGTCGGTCTCCAGGCTTTCCCCGTTGTCGAGTTCGACTGTGACCGGCCCGTCGTGGCCCGCCCTGCTCACTGCGGTCGTCGAGACCCCGGTCAGGATCCGTGCACCGGCTTCGGTCAGCGCCTCGGCGACCAGCTCACCGGCGAACGGCTCCATCTTGGGCAGCAGTTGACTGCCACGGATCACCATCGTCACCTCGGCTCCGAGCCCCTGCCACACGGTGGCCATCTCCACACCGACCACTCCCCCGCCGACGACGACGAGCCGGCCCGGCACCTCCTTGGCACTGGTCGCCTCGCGGCTGGTCCAGGGCCGGACGTCCGCGATGCCGGGCAACGCGGGGACGACGGCCCGGCTGCCGGTGCAGACGGCGACGGCGTGCCGCGCGGTGAGGTGCCGCTCCGTACCGTCGGCGTCCGTGACGGACACCCGCCGGACGCCGGTCAGCCTGCCCTTGCCGCGGTAGATGTCCGCGCCGATGCTCTCCAGCCAGCCGACCTGGCCGTCGTCCTTCCAGTTGGAGGTCTCGTAGTCGCGGTGGGCGAGTACGGCGTCCACGTCGAGCGGTCCCTGCACCGCGCCGCTCAGTCCGGCCACACGGCGCGCGTCGGCCCGTGCGACGACCGGGCGCAGGAGCGCCTTGCTGGGCATGCACGCCCAGTACGAACATTCGCCGCCGATGAGTTCGGACTCGATCACCGCGGTGCTCAGTCCGGCGGCCCTGGCACGGTCCACGACGTTCTCGCCCACCGGTCCGGCCCCGATGACTACGACGTCGTATTCACTGCTCTGCACACCATCGATATCTGTCATGGGAACAGTGTCCTCGTGGGTGTGCGGAGCGGCCACATGGGCAGGCGGAATACCGCAAGAGACGTCACCGTTGTGCCGGACAGGTCCGAACGGTCCCAGGAAGAGGTAACAGAGTATGAGCACCGTAGAGCTCACCAAGGAAAACTTCGATCAGGTCGTGAGCGACAACGAATTCCTGCTGATCGACTTCTGGGCTTCCTGGTGCGGTCCGTGCCGGCAGTTCGCCCCTGTCTACGACTCGGCCTCCGAGCGCCACCCCGATCTGGTCTTCGCCAAGGTCGACACGGAGGCGCAGCAGGAGCTGGCGGCGGCCTTCGAGATCCGGTCGATTCCCACACTGATGATCGTTCGTGACAACGTGGCCGTGTTCTCCCAGCCCGGGGCGCTCCCCGAGGCGGCGCTGGAGGACGTCATCGGCCAGGCGCGCAACCTGGACATGGACGAGGTGCGCAAGTCCGTCGAGGAGCAGAAGCAGGCGCAGCAGACACAGCAGGAGCCCCAGTAGTCCCTGCGGATCTGCGGCAGACGTGACGAGGGCCCGGCCGGGAAGGCCGGGCCCTCGTCACGCTCCGGTTCCGCAGGCCACGTGCTCAGCCCTTTCCCGGCTTCCCGGAAGCGGTGGCGCCCTCCTCGGGTGGTTCCGGCGCTTCGCCGCCACCGTCGTACTCCTGGGCTCCCCCCGTCCCGCGGATGCGTTCCGCGATCCGGACCGTGAGCCCGTAGTCGATCTCCGCACCGTCCACGAGCAGGGCCTCCACGGTGTGCGTGGAGGGATCGATGTCGGCCTCCATGCCTCCGCCCTCGTAACGCGGGTAACCCGACGCGCCGGTCTTCCCCGTGGCCGCCACGACTGCGGAGCGGATGGCGGTGCCGGGCTCGGGGCCCCCCGCGTCGGGCTCCTCCGGTTCGGGGAACAGCAGGATCTCGTAGCTCTGCGGATGGCTCATGCCGACGACGCTAGACATCCGGGCGCGGCCCCGCACGTCGTGGGGCCGGGTGGCGCCGGTCAGCCGGATTCGCGTGTCACCGCGGCGGGCCGGCGAGTACCGGCCAGATCGCCGGGTCCTCGAAGCCGAGTGCCCACAGCGCGGTCCCGGTCACGCCGTGCCTGCGCGGTGTGTGCGGTGACCCGGGTCTGGATGTCGTCGTACCAGCGGGCATCGGCGAGCGGCCCCGGGTCACCGCCCGACCGGTGCAGGTTGTATCCCATGATCCTGATGCGGTCGGCGACACGCCCGAGGGCCGCGTGGTCCCAGATGCGGCCCTCGGGCGTGGCGGTCCTCGGGAACACCGTGACCACGCACTGCTTGCCGAGGGAGTGCAGATGGTCGGAGGCCGTTCGGCCGTGGTGGGCGCGGGGTCTGACGGTCCTGGGGCGGTGGCCGGTTCGGGAGGTGGGTCCGGCGTGGCTGACGCCGTGCCAGGTGCCGTGGACAGCAGGGCCGCTGTGAGGAGTCCGGCGACGGTGACGGCACGGGCCACGCGTGTGACGGTGAATGAGGTGATCATGTGGCCGAGCCCGGCGTCCGTTCCGCCGACCCGCTCCACGGACCGGCCCGTACAGGTTCTACGGTGTTCCGATGACGTTCGAGCACAACCACAGCAGCGACAGCACGACCGACTTCCCCGGCCGCAGTGGCCCGGCGGCCACCTCGGAGGCCGAACCGGGTGAGGTGGGGACCGTCCGCACCTCGTACGCCCCCGACCGGGACGGTGACCCGGACCCGGGCGAGATCGTATGGACCTGGGTCCCGTACGAGGAGAACGACGGCAGGGGCAAGGACCGGCCGGTACTCGTGGTGGCCCGGGAGGAGAAGGGCACCCTTCTCGCCGTACAGCTGTCCAGCAAGCAGCACTACGGGGACCACGAGTGGGTGGCACTGGGCGCGGGCCCGTGGGACAGCTCGGGGCGGCCGTCCTGGGTGGATCTGGACCGGGTGCTGCGTGTGCACGAGGACGGGATGCGGCGTGAGGCCTGTGCGCTGGACCGGGGCAGGTACGACCTGGTCGTGGGGCGGCTGCGGGAGCGCTACGGCTGGAGCTGACCGCTGAACCCGCGGGTGAACGCCGCCCGGACGGCGGAGTCGGGGTCACGGTCCGGGACGCCGAGGACGATCTGTTCGAAGTGCCCGGCGAACCGCCCGCCGCCGGTGAGCAGGGCGCGGAAGGCGCCGGCCACCTCGGCGGGGTCGTTCATGAAGACGCCGCACCCCCACGCACCCAGCACGAGGCGCCGGTAGCCGTGCACGGCGGCGACTTCGAGCACCCGTTCGGCACGGCTCGCCAGTGCCGTGCGGATGCGCGGGACCAGCTCGGGGTCGCGGCGGCGGACGACTCCGGCGTTGGGTGCGGGTGAGGTGAGGAACCCCGCGAGGTACGGGGCTTCCAGCAGCCGTCCCCGGTCGTCGCGGAAGACGGGCACGCCCGGCGAGTGGATGACCCGGTCGGTGTAGAGGGCGCTCCGTTCGGCACGGTGGTGCGCGTAGAACTCCGGGGCGCGCAGCAGCGTGGCGTACAGCGCGGAGCCGCGGCACAGGGACTCCTCCTGGGCCTGCGCGCCGTTCAGGTAGCCGCCGCCGGGGTTGCGGGCGGAGGCGTAGTTCAGCACGGCGACCTTGCCCGCCCTCTCGCCCGTCATCCGGCGCGCCGCCTGCAGACTCGTCTCGGCGGTCACCTCGACGGCCGGGGTGCGGTCGGTGTCAGGGGCGGCCACGGGTACCGGCTCGGGGCCGTACAGCCGGGTGCCGGAGAGCGCCGTGGCCACGGCACGCTCGATCGACACCTCGCGCCCCTCGGGCGTGCGGTAGCGCCCGGCCAGGACGATGGACTCCGTCTCGCGGGCGATCCCGCGCAGCCGTGCGCTCATCGTCGCTCCCCCGTGGTGTGGTGCATACGGGGCATGCTGACCGTCCCGGCGGCATGGACGCAACCACATTTCCGTCGCCGGGGGCACCCTTGTGCGAACTCCCGGTAAGGGTTTGGGTGGGAAGGAAGCACTCTCTGGAGGAGGCCCAGCATGCCCCCGGACACTCTCGGTCAGCACGGCCCGCCCGTCGACGCGGCACCGCTCGGCGAGGAGGAGGCGGAGGATCTTCTCCGCGGCATATGTTTCAAAACGGGACCGCCCCGGACGGTCGGTGTGGAGCTGGAATGGCTCATCCACGACCGTGAACACCCCCAGGCCGCCGTCCCCCACGACCGACTGCGCGCCGCGGCCGACGCGGTGCGCGCGACCCCGCTCGACGCCGCGCTGACCTTCGAGCCCGGTGGCCAGCTGGAACTGAGCTCACAGCCCAAGGGCTCCCTGATGGAGTGCGTGGACGCCACGGCCGCGGACCTGGCCTCCGTGCGCCACACCCTGGACCGGTCGGGGCTGACCCTCGCAGGCATCGGGGTGGACCCCTGGAATCCGCCCCGTCGCCTGCTGCGTGAACCGCGTTACGACGCCATGGAGGCCGCGCTCGACCGTTCGGGTTCCGCCGGCCGCGCGATGATGTGCACCTCCGCCTCCGTCCAGGTCTGCCTGGACGCCGGTGAGGAGGAACCGGGCCCGCTGGGCTACGGACGGCGGTGGCAGCTCGGGCATCTGCTGGGCGCGGTGCTGGTGGCCGCGTTCGCCAATTCGCCGTTCCGGCAGGGGCGGCGCACCGGCTGGCAGTCGACCCGGCAGGCGCTGTGGGCGGATCTGGACCCGGCCAGGACGCTTGCGCCGCAGGGCCGCCTCGCACCCCGGGACGCCTGGGCCGCCCATGTACTCGCCACTCCCGTGATGTGTGTCCGCAACGACGACGGCCCGTGGGACGTGCCCGAGGCCCTCACCTTCCGGGACTGGATCCGTGGCGGAGGACCGCGGCCACCGGTGCGGGCCGACCTCGACTACCACCTAACCACCCTGTTCCCCCCGGTGCGCCCGCGCGGGCACCTGGAGCTGCGCATGATCGACGCCCAGTCCGGCACCGACGGCTGGCTGGTGCCCCTGGCCGTCACCACCGCGCTGTTCGACGACCCGGAGGCGGCGGAGACCGTGTACCGCACGGTGAAACCGCTGGCCGAGACAGCCGGCCTCCCTCCCGCCCCGCGCAACCCGCTGTGGACCGCTGCCGCCCGGGACGGTCTGCGTGATCCGGAGCTGGCCGCGGCGGCAGCGGCCTGCTTCATCACCGCGCTGGAGGCTCTGCCCAGGATGGGGGCCAGCGATCACGTCCTCGGGACGGTCGCCGCCTTCCACGAGCGCTACGTCGCCCGGGGCCGATGTCCGGCCGACGATCTTCCCGACCCGGCACAGGAGCCTCACGGAAAGGGCTTGGTCCGATGACTGACACACCCGCTCCGCACACCGGCCAGGAAACCGACGCGGAGAACCTGCGCGAGCGCGCCCTGGCCGCCCTCCTCACCGCGCGCGAGCGCACGGCTCTGCTCACCGACAGCGTCGACGACCACGAGCTCACCGCACAGCACTCCCCCCTGATGTCGCCCCTGGTCTGGGACCTCGCGCACATCGGCAACCAGGAGGAACTGTGGCTGCTGCGGGCCGTGGGCGGCCGTGAGGCGATGCGCCCCGAGATCGACGGGCTGTACGACGCCTTCGAGCACTCCCGGGCGAGCCGGCCCTCACTGCCGCTGCTGGCACCCGCGGAGGCGCGGACGTACGCCGCCGACGTACGGGGCCGGGCGCTGGACGTCCTCGGCGGCGCTCCGCTGCACGGCGGGGGCCGCCCGCTGGAGCGGGCGGGCTTCGCCTTCGGCATGGTCGCCCAGCACGAACAGCAGCACGACGAGACGATGCTGATCACACATCAGCTGCGGTCCGGACCGGCGGTGCTGAGCGCTCCGGA
The DNA window shown above is from Streptomyces sp. Alt3 and carries:
- a CDS encoding type II toxin-antitoxin system PemK/MazF family toxin, whose translation is MTFEHNHSSDSTTDFPGRSGPAATSEAEPGEVGTVRTSYAPDRDGDPDPGEIVWTWVPYEENDGRGKDRPVLVVAREEKGTLLAVQLSSKQHYGDHEWVALGAGPWDSSGRPSWVDLDRVLRVHEDGMRREACALDRGRYDLVVGRLRERYGWS
- the trxA gene encoding thioredoxin, which gives rise to MSTVELTKENFDQVVSDNEFLLIDFWASWCGPCRQFAPVYDSASERHPDLVFAKVDTEAQQELAAAFEIRSIPTLMIVRDNVAVFSQPGALPEAALEDVIGQARNLDMDEVRKSVEEQKQAQQTQQEPQ
- the egtA gene encoding ergothioneine biosynthesis glutamate--cysteine ligase EgtA, yielding MPPDTLGQHGPPVDAAPLGEEEAEDLLRGICFKTGPPRTVGVELEWLIHDREHPQAAVPHDRLRAAADAVRATPLDAALTFEPGGQLELSSQPKGSLMECVDATAADLASVRHTLDRSGLTLAGIGVDPWNPPRRLLREPRYDAMEAALDRSGSAGRAMMCTSASVQVCLDAGEEEPGPLGYGRRWQLGHLLGAVLVAAFANSPFRQGRRTGWQSTRQALWADLDPARTLAPQGRLAPRDAWAAHVLATPVMCVRNDDGPWDVPEALTFRDWIRGGGPRPPVRADLDYHLTTLFPPVRPRGHLELRMIDAQSGTDGWLVPLAVTTALFDDPEAAETVYRTVKPLAETAGLPPAPRNPLWTAAARDGLRDPELAAAAAACFITALEALPRMGASDHVLGTVAAFHERYVARGRCPADDLPDPAQEPHGKGLVR
- a CDS encoding dihydrolipoyl dehydrogenase family protein, with translation MTDIDGVQSSEYDVVVIGAGPVGENVVDRARAAGLSTAVIESELIGGECSYWACMPSKALLRPVVARADARRVAGLSGAVQGPLDVDAVLAHRDYETSNWKDDGQVGWLESIGADIYRGKGRLTGVRRVSVTDADGTERHLTARHAVAVCTGSRAVVPALPGIADVRPWTSREATSAKEVPGRLVVVGGGVVGVEMATVWQGLGAEVTMVIRGSQLLPKMEPFAGELVAEALTEAGARILTGVSTTAVSRAGHDGPVTVELDNGESLETDEILFATGRAPRTDDLGLDTVGLEPGSWLTVDDSCRVQGSDWLYAVGDVNHRALLTHQGKYQARIAGAAIAARAQKTPLLETDPWGAHAATADHAAVPQVVFTDPEAASVGLTLAEAEAAGHRVRAVDYDLASVAGSGLYANGYKGQARMVVDLDRQILLGVTFVGPGIGELLHSATVAVAGEVPIERLWHAVPAYPTISEIWLRLLETYRG
- a CDS encoding TIGR02452 family protein, producing the protein MSARLRGIARETESIVLAGRYRTPEGREVSIERAVATALSGTRLYGPEPVPVAAPDTDRTPAVEVTAETSLQAARRMTGERAGKVAVLNYASARNPGGGYLNGAQAQEESLCRGSALYATLLRAPEFYAHHRAERSALYTDRVIHSPGVPVFRDDRGRLLEAPYLAGFLTSPAPNAGVVRRRDPELVPRIRTALASRAERVLEVAAVHGYRRLVLGAWGCGVFMNDPAEVAGAFRALLTGGGRFAGHFEQIVLGVPDRDPDSAVRAAFTRGFSGQLQP